The following DNA comes from Candidatus Binataceae bacterium.
GCGTCAGTGGATTCTTGATTTCGTGCGCTATGCGTCGCGCGACTTCGCGCCATGCTTCCATCCGCTCGACCTTGGCGATCTGGCTGACGTCCTCGAAAAACAGCACCGAGCCCAGCGGCTCCCCGAATTCGTCACTAAGCGGGCTGGTGGTCATCATCAGCTCGGCCTCACCTCCGCCCACTTCGCTCCTGATGGTGGAGCGCGCCTCGGCGGGACGGGTGGCGGCGGCCAGGGTATCGTCGAGGGTATGTACGAGCGGCACCTGAAAGACGTTTCGATAGTGACGGCCGATTACATTGGCCGCCTCGAGACCCAGCAGCCGCTCGGCGCACGGATTGATTGTGGTCACGATGCCGTCCGGATCGAGTCCGACCACGCCGGCCGAGACATTTCCAAGCAGGGTTTCCGTGTAGCGCCGCCGATGCTCGAGTTCCGCGGCGGAGGCCCGCAGGTCGGCGGTCATCTGGTTGAACGATCCGATCAGCCGCCCGATCTCGTCGTCGCCGTGTTGGGGAATTGAATAGTTCAGATTTCCACCGGCGATCGCTTGCGTACCTTGCAACAGACGCCTGATCGGAACCGTGATGCCACGGGCGAGATACAATCCGAACCAGCTCGCGAGGAGCACCACCACCAGCCCGATCAGAACCAGCGCGATGATGTAGCTGTTCAGGATGGGCTGATGCAGAATGCGCAACTGCGAATAGTCTTCGGCGGATTTGGAAATCCCCGCAGCACGAGTGACGAGACTACGGGGCAGATAGTAGTCGACCACAACCGCTCCGATCACGTTGTCCGTCTCCGCCGAAACGTAAATGGGCGCGCTGCCGCGGATGACATCGGAGTTACCGAGACGGTCGGTCCGTGTCATCACTTGTCCTTTAAGGGTGTCGCGCAACATCGGTGCATCCGGCGCAACGCCGATCCCGGTTGGCGTGCGTGGGCTGAGCGCGATCAGCAGCAGTTTGCGATCCGCGGAGAACACCTCGATCGTGCCTAGGTTGTATTCCTGCTGACGCTTCTCCAAGAAATCCTTGAGGTTGGTGCGTTGTTCCGGAGCCAGCAGATGGCGCGAGGAGATCTGTTCGGCTAGCACGCGCGCGAAGTGCGATGCGTTGTTGGCAGAGTTGAGGTAGTAGGTCTTCGCGATTTCGAGCGAATCGTCGAGCACCTGCTGGTACTCAGGTTTAAACCAGCCCGCGATGTCTGCATGGAGAAACACGCCCGAAACGTAGAGCAGAAAGGCGCTTGGCACCAGCGCGACCGCAATGAACCCTGCCACCAGGCGCACCTGGAAGCGCGAACCGATCAGGCCGCGGCGGCGCTCGAAAATCACTTTGACCAGATTACGGCCGACCAGGAACAGCAGCAGGCCAAGCAGCAGAAAGCTGAGATTGAATAGCGAAATGACCGCGAGATTCGAAACCAGCGAGGTGTGCTGCGACAGCGGCGGCAGCTGCGTCTGCGCCAGCACAAATGCCACCAGGATGGCGGCCGCTACCCCCACTGCGGTCAACTCACGCCGGCGCCGCTTGATCTCGGCGCGTCGGTACGCAAGGTCGGCCATTTGCGTGCGCATCGTCAGCGCCTCATCAACGCCAGGATGGCCGACACGAGCAGGCTCAGAATGATGCAGGTAGCCAAGGGAAAATAGAAGCTCGTATTACCCCGTCGAATATAGATATCGCCTGGAAGCCTGCCGAGATACGGTACTCGTCCCAGGGCCCACAACAACGCGCCCGCTGCGATGAGCAGAAAACCCACAAGAACAAGTCCTTTCCCAAGCGGCGCCATCGGAAAAACCGCCGTTCCAATTGTATAAGACCGCGCCCTTCCGCAATACGTCTGACACCGCAGGCTGGGCCCGGCTCAACGCCATCGAGACTAGGAGGAGTTCCGCTGAGTTTGCGCCATCCTGGGATCTAGCAGGGAAAAATGCTGAGCGATCGTGGAAGTTGTTTTTCCACGAGTTGCGCGCGGCAGGTCTAAAGAAGTCGTGAACGTCAGAAGCATCGGCGACTCGCTGGATCCAGGCTTAGGTGGCGAGGGCGACAAGATTCCTGATGCGCACCAGATTGTAGGCCGCCGCGGCCAGGGTGAAGATCCAGCCGACGCGCAACACCCCTCGATGGCGGGTCTTGCGCAGCACGGCTACCGTCTTGAGCCAGCCGAACACCTCTTCCACCCGCTTGCGTCGCCGTTGGCTTACCAGGTAGCCGGGGTGACGGCTGGTGCGCCGGTCGATCGCGCTGGCCAGCTTCTGCGCCACGTGCGGCGTGACCCGATGGTCGCGCAGTTCATGCACGAACTCCTTGGCGTCGTAACCCTTGTCCGCTCCCAGGGTGACGCGCTTAAAGCGTGGGAGCTACTCGACCATCGCCACTGCGGCACGCCGCTCGGCATAGCCGTCGGCCTCGGTGAGCCGCGTGTTGACCACCAGACCGTTGCGATTCTCCACCAGCAGATGGCCCAGATAGCAGAGCTTCGCCTCCTGTCCCACGGCCTTCTTATACAGTCGCGCTTGCGGGTCGGTGGTCGATTGATGA
Coding sequences within:
- a CDS encoding ATP-binding protein; protein product: MRTQMADLAYRRAEIKRRRRELTAVGVAAAILVAFVLAQTQLPPLSQHTSLVSNLAVISLFNLSFLLLGLLLFLVGRNLVKVIFERRRGLIGSRFQVRLVAGFIAVALVPSAFLLYVSGVFLHADIAGWFKPEYQQVLDDSLEIAKTYYLNSANNASHFARVLAEQISSRHLLAPEQRTNLKDFLEKRQQEYNLGTIEVFSADRKLLLIALSPRTPTGIGVAPDAPMLRDTLKGQVMTRTDRLGNSDVIRGSAPIYVSAETDNVIGAVVVDYYLPRSLVTRAAGISKSAEDYSQLRILHQPILNSYIIALVLIGLVVVLLASWFGLYLARGITVPIRRLLQGTQAIAGGNLNYSIPQHGDDEIGRLIGSFNQMTADLRASAAELEHRRRYTETLLGNVSAGVVGLDPDGIVTTINPCAERLLGLEAANVIGRHYRNVFQVPLVHTLDDTLAAATRPAEARSTIRSEVGGGEAELMMTTSPLSDEFGEPLGSVLFFEDVSQIAKVERMEAWREVARRIAHEIKNPLTPIQLSAERMRRQLVDKTESSSPLVEECTRTIIGEVEALKRLVNEFSAFARMPHLTPAPGDLNQLANDAVAGFRAAHPGVEFGLSLAPDLPQLMIDREAMKRALVNLLDNAVSATTTYNHNGDKPQVEVRTAKRADKGLATLEVCDNGPGIDPRLRTRIFEPYFSSKKGGTGLGLAIVSAIVTDHHGFVRVTDNKPRGSRFILEFPIRDLPFAKAAG
- a CDS encoding DUF2905 domain-containing protein codes for the protein MAPLGKGLVLVGFLLIAAGALLWALGRVPYLGRLPGDIYIRRGNTSFYFPLATCIILSLLVSAILALMRR